In Candidatus Cloacimonadota bacterium, a single genomic region encodes these proteins:
- the rplL gene encoding 50S ribosomal protein L7/L12, with the protein MSDKITQVIDLVSEMSLLEVSELVKAMEEKFGVSAAAPVAMAAAPAAGGAEAQEEKTEFDVVLASAGEKKINVIKVVREITKLGLKEAKDLVDGAPKVVVEKVSKEEAESVKKKLEEVGASVEVK; encoded by the coding sequence ATGTCCGATAAAATAACCCAAGTTATTGACCTGGTTTCAGAGATGAGCCTGCTTGAGGTCTCTGAACTCGTAAAAGCAATGGAAGAGAAATTTGGTGTGTCAGCCGCCGCCCCCGTGGCCATGGCTGCCGCCCCGGCTGCCGGTGGCGCCGAAGCTCAGGAAGAAAAGACCGAGTTCGACGTCGTCCTGGCCAGTGCTGGCGAGAAAAAGATCAACGTGATCAAGGTCGTGCGCGAGATCACCAAGCTTGGCCTCAAAGAAGCCAAGGACCTGGTTGACGGCGCCCCCAAGGTGGTTGTGGAAAAAGTCAGCAAAGAAGAAGCCGAATCTGTTAAGAAGAAACTCGAAGAAGTCGGTGCTTCTGTCGAAGTTAAATAG
- the rpoB gene encoding DNA-directed RNA polymerase subunit beta — MRKIKSFSKISGRFAELGIPEVEIPNLLAMQVDSFNDFLQKDIHPKRREKKGLQEVFEAIFPIEDIKGNFLLEFQEYNILQEKYSIDECRERNLSYQAPLKAKLRLTIFEQNEGVREHKDTIEQDVFLGEIPLITEQGTFIVNGAERVVISQLQRSPGVFFSEEKHASGKTLYSAKVIPYNGSWLEFDIDIHDVMYVHIDKRRKLPVTIILRAIGISTNQDLRKVFYASETLKLKEAKGRHLYEEIKVKGSDEPLATVNEQVTDALIKILEEQGIKKVEVIDYEYEIARKVLENTIAKDPTENQEDALKKIYSLIRPGEDATLETAKALVDRMFFNEKRYNLDEVGRYKINTRLGINVDPNLLTLCVDDFVHIFKTLVNIYHDQDVVDDIDNLSNRRVRTVGELLEEQYKTGLSMVARIIQERMAISNTDEITVHDLVNSNALISVVQSFFLTGQLSQFMEQTNPLAALRHKRAFSALGPGGLTRDRAGFEVRDVHASHYGRVCPVETPEGPNIGLIVSPSIYSRINKFGFMETPYRKIVDGVVTNEYEYLDAAQEEKFIIAQSNVTLDDKRRITDEAVFARDKGDFILVSPKQLEYMDVAPQQMVSVSAAMIPFLEHDDANRALMGSNMQRQAVPLINPKAPVVGTGMEKIATMDTSNIAVAPYDGTVTNVTSAYVEIKPLSETDEAFYLSTGNRIELKKFVRTNQDTCNNQRPVVRIGDKVRKGQPISDGGCVEDNRLALGTNLLVAFMPWYGYNYEDAIILSEKVAREDTLTSIYIEEMEVLVRNVKNGREELAYDIPNVPAHALRNLDKTGIIRVGSVIQAGDIIVGKVTPKSIEIDPSPEENLMRALFGDRAGDFTNSSLKAKPGMEGVVIDVKMFSRLEEGMEQEEDKDEKYNKLKSDLNLRRKKVEEFKEEKLSAALLGQLAQTIWDEKTNVYFIAPGKKITKTDVARINFKKLDLDAQLVQDTEKNEQIYSDIILKVKQSLEQSENIYRKSRERIKHGDELQYGVRKMVKVYVAKKRKIEVGDKMAGRHGNKGVISIVAPIEDMPFLEDGSPVDIVLNPLGVPSRMNIGQIMETHLGMAAQALGFEVETPIFDGASVDDIESALQEAGLPTDGKQVLYDGKSGEPFKERVTVGVIYMMKLNHLVADKMHARSTGPYSLITQQPLGGKAQHGGQRLGEMEVWALEAYGAAHLLEEMLTIKSDDVDGRNNAFKAITRGENPPPPGIPESFNVLISELKSLGFDIEFLKDSEKGEVR; from the coding sequence TTGAGAAAGATCAAGAGTTTTTCCAAGATCTCCGGAAGATTTGCCGAACTGGGCATCCCGGAAGTGGAAATACCCAATCTGCTGGCTATGCAAGTGGATTCGTTCAATGACTTTTTACAAAAGGACATCCATCCCAAGCGCCGGGAGAAAAAAGGGCTTCAGGAAGTTTTTGAGGCCATTTTCCCGATCGAGGACATCAAGGGCAATTTCCTGCTGGAATTTCAGGAGTATAACATCCTGCAGGAGAAGTATTCCATCGACGAGTGCCGGGAACGCAACCTGTCTTACCAGGCACCCCTGAAAGCCAAGCTGCGGCTTACGATCTTCGAACAGAACGAAGGGGTCCGGGAACACAAGGACACCATTGAACAGGATGTGTTTTTAGGTGAGATCCCCCTCATCACCGAGCAGGGAACTTTCATCGTCAATGGCGCTGAGAGGGTGGTCATATCGCAGTTGCAGCGCTCACCCGGAGTTTTTTTCTCGGAAGAGAAGCACGCCAGCGGTAAAACTTTGTATTCCGCCAAGGTGATCCCCTACAACGGGTCCTGGCTGGAATTCGACATCGACATCCACGACGTGATGTATGTGCACATCGACAAGCGCCGCAAACTTCCGGTCACCATCATTTTGCGCGCCATCGGCATTTCCACCAACCAGGACCTGCGCAAGGTGTTTTACGCCAGCGAGACCCTGAAGCTGAAAGAGGCGAAGGGCCGCCATCTCTATGAAGAGATCAAAGTGAAGGGCTCAGACGAACCCCTGGCAACCGTGAACGAGCAGGTGACCGACGCCCTGATCAAGATTCTGGAAGAGCAAGGCATCAAGAAGGTCGAGGTGATCGACTACGAGTATGAGATCGCCCGCAAGGTGCTGGAAAACACCATTGCCAAAGACCCCACCGAAAACCAGGAAGACGCCCTTAAAAAGATCTACAGCCTGATCCGGCCCGGCGAAGACGCCACCTTGGAAACCGCCAAGGCCTTGGTGGACAGGATGTTTTTCAACGAAAAACGCTACAACCTCGATGAGGTGGGACGCTACAAGATCAACACCCGCCTCGGCATCAACGTGGACCCCAACCTCCTCACCCTCTGCGTGGATGACTTCGTTCACATCTTCAAGACCCTGGTGAACATCTATCACGACCAGGATGTGGTTGACGACATCGACAACCTTTCCAACCGGCGCGTGCGCACGGTGGGTGAACTTTTGGAAGAGCAGTATAAGACAGGGTTGTCCATGGTTGCCCGGATCATTCAGGAACGCATGGCGATCTCCAACACCGACGAGATCACGGTGCACGATCTGGTGAACAGCAACGCGCTGATCTCCGTGGTGCAGTCGTTCTTCCTTACCGGACAGCTTTCCCAGTTCATGGAACAGACCAATCCCCTGGCTGCGCTGCGGCACAAACGCGCGTTCTCGGCTTTGGGCCCCGGCGGACTCACCCGCGACAGGGCCGGCTTTGAAGTGCGCGACGTGCACGCGTCCCACTACGGACGGGTTTGCCCCGTGGAAACCCCGGAAGGACCGAACATCGGCCTCATCGTGTCGCCCTCCATCTATTCCCGGATCAACAAGTTCGGTTTCATGGAAACCCCCTACCGCAAGATCGTGGATGGAGTGGTCACCAATGAATATGAATATCTGGACGCCGCCCAGGAAGAGAAATTCATCATCGCCCAGAGCAACGTGACCTTGGACGACAAGCGCCGGATAACCGACGAAGCGGTCTTCGCCCGCGACAAGGGCGATTTCATCCTGGTGAGTCCCAAACAGCTGGAGTACATGGATGTTGCCCCGCAGCAAATGGTTTCGGTTTCCGCGGCGATGATCCCCTTCCTCGAGCATGACGATGCCAACCGCGCCCTGATGGGCTCAAACATGCAACGCCAAGCCGTTCCGCTGATCAATCCGAAAGCCCCGGTGGTGGGAACCGGCATGGAAAAAATTGCCACCATGGATACCTCCAACATTGCCGTGGCCCCCTATGACGGCACTGTGACCAACGTAACCTCGGCCTATGTGGAGATCAAGCCCCTCAGCGAAACGGACGAAGCTTTTTATCTGAGCACGGGCAACCGCATCGAACTCAAGAAATTCGTGCGCACCAATCAGGACACCTGCAACAACCAGCGTCCCGTGGTGCGGATCGGCGACAAGGTCCGCAAAGGCCAGCCGATCTCGGACGGTGGCTGCGTGGAAGACAACCGTCTGGCGCTGGGCACCAATCTGCTGGTGGCTTTCATGCCCTGGTACGGTTACAACTATGAGGACGCCATCATCCTCAGTGAAAAGGTGGCCCGCGAGGACACCCTCACTTCGATCTATATCGAAGAGATGGAAGTGCTGGTGCGCAACGTCAAGAATGGGCGCGAAGAACTGGCTTACGACATACCCAATGTGCCCGCCCACGCTCTGCGCAATCTGGACAAGACCGGTATCATCCGCGTTGGCTCAGTGATCCAGGCCGGCGATATCATCGTGGGCAAAGTGACCCCCAAGAGCATCGAGATAGACCCCTCTCCGGAAGAAAACCTGATGCGCGCGCTGTTTGGCGACCGGGCCGGAGACTTCACCAACAGTTCGCTCAAGGCCAAGCCAGGCATGGAAGGCGTGGTGATCGACGTAAAGATGTTCTCCCGGCTGGAAGAGGGCATGGAACAGGAAGAGGACAAGGACGAAAAATACAACAAGCTGAAAAGCGATCTTAACCTGCGCCGCAAAAAGGTGGAGGAATTCAAGGAAGAGAAGCTCTCCGCCGCCTTGCTGGGCCAGCTGGCCCAAACCATCTGGGACGAGAAGACCAACGTCTATTTCATCGCCCCCGGTAAAAAGATCACCAAGACGGACGTGGCCCGGATCAACTTCAAGAAGCTGGACCTGGACGCCCAACTGGTGCAGGACACTGAGAAGAACGAGCAAATCTACAGCGACATCATCCTGAAGGTCAAGCAGTCCCTGGAGCAGAGTGAAAACATCTACCGCAAGTCCCGCGAACGCATCAAACATGGAGATGAGTTGCAATACGGCGTGCGCAAGATGGTGAAGGTCTATGTGGCCAAGAAACGCAAGATCGAGGTGGGAGACAAGATGGCCGGACGCCACGGAAACAAGGGAGTGATCTCCATCGTGGCTCCCATCGAAGACATGCCGTTCCTGGAAGACGGATCCCCCGTGGACATCGTGCTCAATCCTCTGGGTGTGCCCAGCCGCATGAACATCGGCCAGATCATGGAGACCCATCTTGGCATGGCCGCGCAGGCCTTGGGCTTTGAAGTGGAGACCCCGATCTTTGACGGCGCTTCGGTGGACGACATCGAATCCGCGCTGCAGGAGGCAGGATTGCCCACCGATGGCAAGCAGGTCCTCTATGACGGAAAATCCGGAGAACCTTTCAAGGAACGCGTCACCGTTGGCGTGATCTACATGATGAAACTCAACCACCTGGTGGCGGACAAGATGCACGCACGCTCCACCGGTCCTTACTCCCTGATCACGCAGCAGCCCCTGGGTGGAAAAGCCCAGCACGGCGGACAGCGTTTGGGGGAAATGGAAGTCTGGGCGCTGGAAGCTTACGGCGCTGCGCACCTGCTGGAAGAAATGCTCACCATCAAGAGCGATGACGTGGATGGCCGCAACAATGCCTTCAAAGCAATCACTCGCGGTGAAAACCCGCCCCCTCCGGGCATTCCGGAATCCTTCAACGTGCTCATCAGTGAGCTCAAGTCCCTGGGCTTCGATATCGAATTCCTCAAGGATAGCGAAAAGGGCGAAGTGAGGTAA
- the rpoC gene encoding DNA-directed RNA polymerase subunit beta': MLKDTRREIRPNEYDFVRIKLASPETIVNEWSHGEVTKPDTLNYRTLKPEKDGLFCERIFGPERDYECACGKYKKKRFQNTVCDRCNVLVTTSRVRRTRMGHIALAVPIAHIWFVKSAPSKIGTLLDMTVKDLERILYYESFIVIDPGDSPYEKYELIEVDEYYEIRDKVGDNFIAMMGAEAVRELLSRIDLHNEALNIRSRLKMEKATLHKQKLINKLKIVDAFIKSGNQPENMILQALPVLPPTLRPLVPLEGGRFATADFNDLYRRVITRNNRLKQLLDIRAPEVILRNEKRMLQEAVDALIDNSRKPRPVRGRGNRPLKSLTDQLKGKQGRFRQNLLGKRVDYSGRSVITVGPELKLYQCGIPKDMAVELFKPYLIERLQKMGEVDKVKNAKKLIEKKQPEIWSILEDVIRDYPVLLNRAPTLHRLGIQAFMPVLTDNKAIQLHPMVCVPFNADFDGDQMGVYVPLSHEAQIEARVLMLSTRNLLLPSNGRLAMAANQDIVLGCYYLTMEEFPPPAEVSTMRHFYNTDEVIAAYESEEQNYSVKGEVIGRRNLDLHTWIRVKVDGNFIVTTVGRVIFNQVIPREVGFQNITYDKGKLNDLAMLCFDAVGQWRTAQFLDHLKEVGFGYATRAGVTFSFSDIVVPKRKDEIIAESEEDVKKVFDLHQKGGITESERFGRIVDLWKKTTVRVTDEMMEDLSHSRNGLNSIYMMFKSGARGSKDQIKQLGGMRGLMDKPSKIGSTGGADVIETPIKSNFRDGLTVLEYFVSTHGARKGLADTALKTADAGYLTRRLVDVAQNAIITLDDCGTGRGVHMSVLKEGNEVVTTLSDRIQGRTAVDDVVDPVTGKILVHSGQEISNKMARTIQNHGIISVHVRSVLTCEAERGICAKCYGRNLATQKPATIGDPVGIIAAQSIGEPGTQLTLRTFHIGGAASTATEMAEVASNHDGIVKFDRMNTVSNIDNQLISVSHLGRILVLDEENESKVLEEYKVEYAATVHVRDGQKIALNTKLLSWDQFNNPLISTAKGVLHYENFIKDITFREEYNDITFSRDITIIESKDRKKQPQFRIVSEDGSAVQVPLPAGLVVRVEDGSFVHTGDILGQTSRMTIKQRDITGGLPRVQDLFEARVPKDKAKISDIEGIVTIGGLKKTGRDIFVTPANGIVAPVDGKVLVQSDDYLHQVVILTDKTVYTEKDGKVTIIEENKKKLVSVAKRNAKQPAVYEIPKGLQIIVNSEDSVKAGAPLCGRIMPIPPLQESIVNDGDMVKKGQPLAGRKYSIPSGKRIIVHQGDHVESGDALSDGPFDPHDMLVKGIIEAQLMILNEVQEIYRKQGVKIDDKHVSVIIRQMFKKVRITDSGSTSFLEGDIVDKIQVEKENREIIQFGKTPAQFEQLLLGITKTSLLTDSWLSAASFQETTKVLTKAAIEGRIDRLEGLKESIILGHRIPVGTGTRIYNTQIEEAVNNGDTVAQIIDHFAHPSQDEEADDFYNF; encoded by the coding sequence ATGTTAAAAGACACCCGACGTGAGATCCGCCCCAACGAATATGACTTTGTGCGCATCAAGCTGGCATCGCCGGAAACGATCGTAAACGAATGGTCGCATGGCGAGGTAACCAAACCCGATACACTCAACTACCGCACTCTCAAACCCGAAAAGGACGGCCTTTTCTGCGAAAGGATCTTCGGCCCGGAAAGGGATTATGAGTGCGCCTGCGGCAAATACAAGAAGAAACGCTTTCAAAACACGGTCTGTGACCGCTGCAACGTGCTGGTGACAACTTCCCGCGTGCGCCGCACCCGCATGGGGCACATCGCCCTGGCCGTGCCGATCGCCCACATCTGGTTCGTGAAAAGCGCGCCCAGCAAGATCGGAACTTTGCTGGACATGACGGTAAAAGACCTGGAACGCATCCTCTATTATGAATCTTTCATTGTGATCGACCCAGGCGACAGCCCCTATGAAAAGTATGAACTGATCGAAGTGGACGAATACTACGAGATCCGGGATAAAGTGGGCGATAATTTCATCGCCATGATGGGCGCTGAGGCCGTTCGGGAATTGCTTTCCCGCATTGACCTGCACAATGAGGCCCTGAACATCCGCTCCCGGCTGAAAATGGAGAAGGCCACCCTGCACAAGCAGAAACTGATCAACAAGCTCAAGATCGTGGATGCCTTCATCAAATCCGGCAATCAGCCCGAAAATATGATCCTGCAAGCCCTGCCGGTGCTGCCGCCGACGCTCAGGCCGTTGGTACCGCTGGAAGGCGGACGCTTTGCCACCGCGGACTTCAACGACCTTTACCGCCGCGTGATCACCCGCAACAACCGGCTGAAACAGCTGCTGGACATCCGCGCCCCCGAGGTTATCCTGCGCAATGAAAAGCGCATGCTGCAGGAAGCGGTGGACGCCCTGATCGACAATTCCCGTAAACCACGCCCGGTGCGGGGCAGAGGCAACCGGCCCCTGAAATCGCTCACCGACCAGTTGAAGGGCAAGCAGGGCCGCTTCCGTCAGAACCTGCTGGGAAAACGCGTGGACTATTCGGGCCGTTCCGTGATCACCGTCGGCCCCGAACTGAAGCTCTACCAGTGCGGCATACCCAAAGATATGGCCGTGGAGCTTTTCAAACCTTATCTGATCGAACGCCTGCAAAAAATGGGCGAGGTCGACAAGGTCAAAAACGCCAAGAAACTCATCGAGAAAAAGCAACCCGAGATCTGGTCCATCCTGGAAGATGTGATCCGCGATTACCCCGTGCTGCTGAACCGCGCGCCCACTCTGCATCGCCTGGGTATCCAGGCCTTCATGCCGGTGCTCACGGACAACAAAGCCATCCAGCTGCATCCCATGGTCTGCGTTCCTTTCAACGCCGACTTCGACGGTGACCAGATGGGTGTGTATGTGCCGCTCTCGCATGAAGCGCAGATCGAGGCCAGGGTGCTGATGCTTTCCACCCGCAATCTGCTGCTGCCCTCGAACGGCAGGCTGGCCATGGCGGCCAACCAGGACATTGTATTGGGTTGCTACTACCTCACCATGGAAGAGTTTCCCCCGCCCGCGGAGGTCTCCACCATGCGCCATTTCTACAACACAGACGAAGTGATCGCCGCCTATGAATCCGAGGAGCAAAACTACTCCGTGAAGGGAGAGGTGATCGGCAGGCGCAATCTGGACCTGCACACCTGGATCCGGGTCAAAGTGGATGGCAATTTCATCGTCACCACCGTGGGACGGGTCATCTTCAACCAGGTGATACCGCGCGAGGTTGGCTTCCAAAACATCACCTATGACAAAGGCAAACTCAACGATCTGGCCATGCTTTGTTTCGACGCCGTGGGACAGTGGCGCACCGCCCAGTTCCTCGACCATCTCAAAGAGGTTGGATTTGGCTACGCCACCCGGGCCGGAGTGACCTTCAGTTTCAGCGACATCGTGGTGCCCAAGCGCAAGGACGAGATCATCGCCGAATCCGAGGAAGACGTGAAGAAGGTCTTCGACCTCCACCAAAAAGGCGGGATCACGGAAAGCGAGCGCTTTGGCCGGATCGTCGACCTGTGGAAAAAGACCACCGTCCGGGTCACCGATGAAATGATGGAAGACCTTTCCCACAGCAGAAACGGCCTCAACTCCATCTACATGATGTTCAAGTCCGGGGCCCGCGGCAGCAAAGACCAGATCAAACAGCTGGGCGGCATGCGCGGACTGATGGACAAACCTTCCAAGATAGGTTCCACCGGTGGGGCCGACGTTATCGAAACCCCCATCAAGTCGAACTTCCGGGATGGCTTGACCGTGCTGGAATACTTCGTTTCCACTCACGGCGCCCGCAAGGGATTGGCCGATACAGCCCTGAAAACAGCCGACGCCGGATATCTCACCCGCCGTCTGGTGGACGTGGCCCAAAACGCCATCATCACCCTGGACGACTGTGGCACCGGCCGCGGCGTGCACATGAGCGTGCTCAAGGAAGGGAACGAAGTGGTGACCACTCTCTCCGACCGCATTCAGGGACGCACTGCGGTGGATGACGTGGTCGATCCCGTCACCGGCAAGATCCTGGTTCACAGCGGCCAGGAGATCAGCAACAAGATGGCCCGCACCATTCAAAACCACGGCATCATCTCGGTGCATGTGCGCTCGGTGCTCACCTGTGAGGCAGAGCGTGGCATCTGCGCCAAATGTTACGGGCGCAACCTGGCCACCCAAAAGCCCGCCACCATCGGTGATCCCGTGGGCATCATTGCCGCTCAGAGCATCGGTGAGCCAGGCACGCAGCTTACGCTGCGCACCTTCCACATCGGTGGTGCGGCCTCCACCGCTACCGAGATGGCGGAAGTGGCCTCCAACCACGACGGTATCGTGAAATTCGACAGGATGAACACGGTTTCGAACATCGACAACCAGCTGATCTCTGTCAGTCATCTGGGCCGCATCCTGGTGCTGGACGAAGAGAACGAGAGCAAGGTCCTGGAAGAATACAAAGTGGAATACGCGGCCACGGTGCATGTGCGCGACGGCCAAAAGATAGCCCTCAACACCAAGCTGCTCAGTTGGGACCAGTTCAACAATCCTCTCATTTCCACAGCCAAAGGTGTGCTCCACTATGAAAACTTCATCAAGGACATCACCTTCAGGGAGGAATACAACGACATCACCTTCTCCCGAGACATCACCATCATTGAATCCAAGGACCGCAAGAAACAACCGCAGTTCCGCATCGTGAGCGAAGACGGCAGCGCGGTGCAGGTGCCCCTGCCTGCCGGACTGGTGGTGCGCGTGGAGGACGGCAGTTTCGTGCATACCGGCGATATCTTGGGCCAGACGTCACGCATGACCATTAAACAGCGCGACATCACGGGTGGCCTGCCCCGCGTGCAGGACCTCTTCGAAGCCCGCGTACCCAAAGACAAGGCCAAGATCTCTGACATCGAGGGGATCGTTACCATCGGCGGACTCAAAAAGACTGGACGCGACATCTTCGTGACCCCGGCCAACGGCATTGTTGCGCCGGTGGACGGCAAGGTGCTGGTCCAATCCGACGATTATCTGCATCAGGTGGTCATCCTCACCGACAAGACCGTTTACACGGAAAAGGACGGCAAGGTCACCATCATCGAGGAAAACAAGAAGAAGTTGGTCTCGGTCGCCAAGCGCAATGCCAAGCAGCCCGCGGTGTATGAAATCCCCAAAGGACTGCAGATCATCGTGAACAGCGAGGACAGCGTGAAAGCTGGTGCCCCGCTCTGTGGCAGGATCATGCCCATCCCACCGCTGCAGGAAAGCATTGTCAACGACGGAGACATGGTGAAAAAAGGTCAGCCTTTGGCCGGCCGCAAATATTCCATCCCTTCCGGGAAACGCATCATCGTTCACCAGGGTGACCACGTGGAAAGCGGTGATGCCTTGTCCGACGGTCCTTTCGACCCTCACGACATGCTGGTGAAGGGTATCATCGAAGCCCAGCTGATGATCCTCAACGAAGTGCAGGAGATCTACCGCAAGCAGGGCGTGAAGATAGACGACAAGCATGTCAGTGTGATCATCCGCCAGATGTTCAAGAAAGTTCGCATCACAGACAGTGGCAGCACTTCCTTCCTTGAAGGTGACATTGTGGACAAGATCCAAGTGGAAAAAGAGAACCGCGAGATCATCCAGTTCGGCAAAACGCCCGCGCAGTTTGAACAGCTGCTGCTGGGCATCACCAAAACCTCGCTGCTCACAGACAGCTGGCTTTCCGCCGCGTCTTTCCAGGAAACAACCAAGGTTCTCACCAAAGCCGCCATCGAAGGCAGGATCGACCGCCTCGAAGGCCTCAAGGAAAGCATCATTTTAGGCCACCGCATCCCCGTGGGAACCGGTACCAGGATCTACAACACCCAGATCGAGGAAGCCGTGAACAACGGCGATACGGTCGCCCAGATCATCGATCACTTTGCCCATCCCAGCCAGGATGAGGAAGCGGATGATTTTTACAATTTCTAA
- the rpsL gene encoding 30S ribosomal protein S12: MPTINQLIRKGRTEIEKKKKNRALMGCPQRRGVCTRVYTTTPKKPNSALRKVARVRLVNGFEVTAYIGGEGHNLQEHSIVLVRGGRVKDLPGVRYHIVRGALDSAGVEKRVNSRSKYGTKRPKAKK, translated from the coding sequence GTGCCAACGATCAATCAACTGATTCGAAAAGGCAGAACCGAGATCGAGAAGAAGAAGAAGAACAGGGCGCTTATGGGATGTCCGCAAAGGCGCGGAGTATGCACTCGTGTTTACACGACGACGCCCAAAAAACCGAACTCGGCCTTGCGCAAAGTCGCCCGTGTCCGTCTGGTTAACGGATTTGAAGTTACAGCTTATATCGGCGGAGAAGGCCACAACCTGCAGGAACACAGCATCGTGCTGGTTCGCGGGGGCCGTGTTAAAGACCTCCCCGGCGTTCGCTATCATATCGTGCGCGGAGCCCTGGATTCCGCCGGAGTCGAAAAACGCGTCAATTCGCGTTCCAAATACGGGACCAAACGGCCCAAGGCCAAGAAGTAA
- the rpsG gene encoding 30S ribosomal protein S7: MPRKKKAVVRVVLPDPKYNDVIVSKFMNCLMKQGKKSIAEKIVYGAFDIIAEKTKQPPLEVFKTALENVRPMVKVVSRRVGGSNYQIPLEVNEKNGRALAFRWLISYSRARSEKTMIERLAAELIAAYKKEGASIKKREDTHKMADANKAYAHLRF; the protein is encoded by the coding sequence ATGCCCAGAAAGAAAAAAGCTGTCGTCCGTGTAGTGCTTCCGGATCCCAAATATAACGACGTGATCGTCTCCAAGTTCATGAATTGCCTGATGAAGCAAGGCAAGAAGAGCATAGCCGAAAAGATCGTTTACGGCGCTTTCGACATCATCGCGGAAAAGACCAAGCAGCCACCTTTGGAAGTCTTCAAAACCGCCCTCGAAAACGTGCGCCCGATGGTCAAGGTCGTTTCCCGCCGCGTGGGTGGATCAAACTACCAGATCCCTCTGGAAGTGAACGAGAAAAACGGCCGTGCCCTGGCTTTCCGCTGGCTGATCAGCTACTCCCGCGCCCGCAGCGAAAAGACCATGATCGAACGCCTGGCCGCCGAGCTCATCGCCGCCTACAAGAAAGAAGGCGCTTCCATCAAAAAACGCGAAGACACCCACAAGATGGCCGATGCCAACAAAGCCTACGCCCATCTGAGGTTCTGA